One stretch of Dehalobacter sp. DNA includes these proteins:
- a CDS encoding zinc-ribbon domain containing protein, with translation MYNDKTLSCKDCGREFTFSASEQEFYAEKGFTNEPGRCPECRSARKAQSRNGGYSRPQREMFPAVCSACGKETTVPFQPTGDKPVYCRDCYQPRSRNNW, from the coding sequence ATGTATAATGACAAAACACTAAGTTGTAAAGACTGTGGCCGTGAATTCACTTTTTCTGCATCCGAGCAGGAATTCTACGCTGAAAAAGGATTCACGAACGAACCAGGCCGCTGCCCCGAATGCCGTTCAGCAAGAAAAGCACAGAGCAGAAATGGTGGCTATTCACGCCCTCAACGTGAAATGTTCCCTGCTGTTTGTTCTGCTTGTGGCAAAGAAACCACAGTACCTTTCCAACCTACTGGTGACAAACCTGTTTATTGCCGGGATTGCTACCAACCCCGCTCCAGAAACAACTGGTAA